In the genome of Triticum urartu cultivar G1812 chromosome 5, Tu2.1, whole genome shotgun sequence, one region contains:
- the LOC125509308 gene encoding secretory carrier-associated membrane protein 4 isoform X2 produces MAGRTRYDNPFEESGGDEVNPFADKATREAPAAQSSYSGGSLYATQPRPSPPSSTRLSPLPPEPADFYNDFASTHTNKDMKIMEKELLAKEAELSRREKEIRRREEAAARAGVVIEEKNWPPFFPIIHHDINNEIPVHLQRTQYVAFASLLGLIICLFWNIVCVTAAWIKGEGPKIWFLAVIYFILGCPGAYYLWYRPLYRAMRNDSALKFGWFFLFYLVHIAFCVYAAISPSILFVGKSLTGIFPSISLIGKSVIVGLAGVLLSWLRNVFPRVVTKHVGHSARVSLFSRKWERSTYEA; encoded by the exons ATGGCGGGGAGGACGAGGTACGACAACCCTTTCGAGGAGAGCGGTGGCGACGAGGTCAACCCTTTCGCG GACAAGGCTACAAGAGAAGCACCGGCTGCTCAATCCAGTTATTCCGGCGGTTCACTCTATGCAACG CAACCACGGCCTAGTCCTCCTAGCAGCACCCGCCTTTCGCCTCTTCCTCCAGAGCCAGCTGACTTCTACAATGACTTTGCCTCCACACACACAAACAAG GACATGAAGATAATGGAGAAGGAGCTTCTGGCGAAGGAGGCTGAGTTAAGCAGGCGAGAGAAG GAAATTAGAAGAAGGGAAGAAGCTGCAGCACGAG CTGGCGTTGTCATAGAAGAGAAAAACTGGCCTCCATTTTTTCCCATCATTCATCATGATATCAATAATGAGATACCCGTGCATCTTCAAAGAACACAATATGTTGCCTTTGCATCACTTTTGG GATTGATCATTTGCCTATTTTGGAACATCGTCTGTGTTACCGCTGCTTGGATTAAAGGGGAAG GTCCCAAGATCTGGTTTCTTGCGGTCATCTACTTTATTCTTGGTTGCCCAGGTGCCTACTATCTGTGGTACCGACCACTTTACCGGGCCATGAG GAATGATAGTGCTTTGAAATTTGGATGGTTTTTTCTATTTTACTTG GTTCATATTGCTTTCTGTGTGTATGCAGCTATTTCTCCTTCAATTCTGTTTGTGGGAAAATCACTAAC AGGGATTTTCCCATCGATCAGCTTGATAGGGAAGAGCGTCATAGTGGGG CTTGCAGGTGTTCTACTTTCTTGGCTTCGCAATGTTTTTCCTCGAGTCGTCACTAAGCATGTGGGTCATTCAG CGCGTGTATCACTATTTTCGAGGAAGTGGGAAAGAAGCACATATGAGGCATGA
- the LOC125509308 gene encoding secretory carrier-associated membrane protein 4 isoform X3: MAGRTRYDNPFEESGGDEVNPFADKATREAPAAQSSYSGGSLYATQPRPSPPSSTRLSPLPPEPADFYNDFASTHTNKDMKIMEKELLAKEAELSRREKEIRRREEAAARAGVVIEEKNWPPFFPIIHHDINNEIPVHLQRTQYVAFASLLGLIICLFWNIVCVTAAWIKGEGPKIWFLAVIYFILGCPGAYYLWYRPLYRAMSYFSFNSVCGKITNRDFPIDQLDREERHSGGVLLSWLRNVFPRVVTKHVGHSARVSLFSRKWERSTYEA; this comes from the exons ATGGCGGGGAGGACGAGGTACGACAACCCTTTCGAGGAGAGCGGTGGCGACGAGGTCAACCCTTTCGCG GACAAGGCTACAAGAGAAGCACCGGCTGCTCAATCCAGTTATTCCGGCGGTTCACTCTATGCAACG CAACCACGGCCTAGTCCTCCTAGCAGCACCCGCCTTTCGCCTCTTCCTCCAGAGCCAGCTGACTTCTACAATGACTTTGCCTCCACACACACAAACAAG GACATGAAGATAATGGAGAAGGAGCTTCTGGCGAAGGAGGCTGAGTTAAGCAGGCGAGAGAAG GAAATTAGAAGAAGGGAAGAAGCTGCAGCACGAG CTGGCGTTGTCATAGAAGAGAAAAACTGGCCTCCATTTTTTCCCATCATTCATCATGATATCAATAATGAGATACCCGTGCATCTTCAAAGAACACAATATGTTGCCTTTGCATCACTTTTGG GATTGATCATTTGCCTATTTTGGAACATCGTCTGTGTTACCGCTGCTTGGATTAAAGGGGAAG GTCCCAAGATCTGGTTTCTTGCGGTCATCTACTTTATTCTTGGTTGCCCAGGTGCCTACTATCTGTGGTACCGACCACTTTACCGGGCCATGAG CTATTTCTCCTTCAATTCTGTTTGTGGGAAAATCACTAAC AGGGATTTTCCCATCGATCAGCTTGATAGGGAAGAGCGTCATAGTGGGG GTGTTCTACTTTCTTGGCTTCGCAATGTTTTTCCTCGAGTCGTCACTAAGCATGTGGGTCATTCAG CGCGTGTATCACTATTTTCGAGGAAGTGGGAAAGAAGCACATATGAGGCATGA
- the LOC125509308 gene encoding secretory carrier-associated membrane protein 4 isoform X1: MAGRTRYDNPFEESGGDEVNPFADKATREAPAAQSSYSGGSLYATQPRPSPPSSTRLSPLPPEPADFYNDFASTHTNKDMKIMEKELLAKEAELSRREKEIRRREEAAARAGVVIEEKNWPPFFPIIHHDINNEIPVHLQRTQYVAFASLLGLIICLFWNIVCVTAAWIKGEGPKIWFLAVIYFILGCPGAYYLWYRPLYRAMRNDSALKFGWFFLFYLVHIAFCVYAAISPSILFVGKSLTGIFPSISLIGKSVIVGVFYFLGFAMFFLESSLSMWVIQRVYHYFRGSGKEAHMRHEAARATARAAF; encoded by the exons ATGGCGGGGAGGACGAGGTACGACAACCCTTTCGAGGAGAGCGGTGGCGACGAGGTCAACCCTTTCGCG GACAAGGCTACAAGAGAAGCACCGGCTGCTCAATCCAGTTATTCCGGCGGTTCACTCTATGCAACG CAACCACGGCCTAGTCCTCCTAGCAGCACCCGCCTTTCGCCTCTTCCTCCAGAGCCAGCTGACTTCTACAATGACTTTGCCTCCACACACACAAACAAG GACATGAAGATAATGGAGAAGGAGCTTCTGGCGAAGGAGGCTGAGTTAAGCAGGCGAGAGAAG GAAATTAGAAGAAGGGAAGAAGCTGCAGCACGAG CTGGCGTTGTCATAGAAGAGAAAAACTGGCCTCCATTTTTTCCCATCATTCATCATGATATCAATAATGAGATACCCGTGCATCTTCAAAGAACACAATATGTTGCCTTTGCATCACTTTTGG GATTGATCATTTGCCTATTTTGGAACATCGTCTGTGTTACCGCTGCTTGGATTAAAGGGGAAG GTCCCAAGATCTGGTTTCTTGCGGTCATCTACTTTATTCTTGGTTGCCCAGGTGCCTACTATCTGTGGTACCGACCACTTTACCGGGCCATGAG GAATGATAGTGCTTTGAAATTTGGATGGTTTTTTCTATTTTACTTG GTTCATATTGCTTTCTGTGTGTATGCAGCTATTTCTCCTTCAATTCTGTTTGTGGGAAAATCACTAAC AGGGATTTTCCCATCGATCAGCTTGATAGGGAAGAGCGTCATAGTGGGG GTGTTCTACTTTCTTGGCTTCGCAATGTTTTTCCTCGAGTCGTCACTAAGCATGTGGGTCATTCAG CGCGTGTATCACTATTTTCGAGGAAGTGGGAAAGAAGCACATATGAGGCATGAGGCAGCACGCGCCACAGCTAGGGCAGCATTTTGA
- the LOC125507067 gene encoding secretory carrier-associated membrane protein 4-like: protein MAGKWGQQDNPFEEVEIEVNPFSQPRPTPLPHEPVNFYNDIGAPVNMPLDTKKDLKKKEKELLAKEAELNKREQEIKRREDALARAGVLIEPKNWPAFFPVIHVDISNDIPVHLQRVQYVAFASLLGLIICLFWNFICVTAVWILGDGPKIWFLAIIYIITGVPGAYYLWYRPLYRAMRKESAFRYGWFFMFYFFHICFCIFASVAPSILFLGRSLAGIFQALSVIPYSATVGIFYFLGFTLFVLEALLSIWVMQRVYRYFRGNGKEAEMRPDAASRRPSF from the exons ATGGCGGGGAAGTGGGGGCAGCAGGACAACCCCTTCGAGGAGGTCGAGATCGAGGTCAACCCTTTCTCG CAACCACGCCCGACCCCGCTCCCTCACGAACCAGTTAACTTCTACAATGACATCGGTGCACCTGTCAATATGCCTCTCGATACGAAAAAG GACCtgaagaaaaaggagaaagaacTTTTGGCTAAAGAGGCTGAGCTGAACAAGAGAGAACAA GAAATAAAAAGAAGGGAAGATGCTCTTGCAAGAG CCGGAGTTCTTATAGAGCCTAAAAATTGGCCTGCCTTCTTTCCTGTCATCCATGTGGATATTTCAAATGATATACCCGTGCACTTGCAGCGAGTACAATATGTTGCATTCGCATCGCTCCTAG GTTTGATCATATGCCTCTTCTGGAACTTTATATGCGTCACTGCTGTTTGGATATTAGGGGACG GTCCTAAGATCTGGTTCCTCGCCATCATATACATTATTACTGGAGTCCCAGGTGCCTACTATTTGTGGTATCGACCTCTCTATCGTGCGATGAG GAAAGAGAGTGCTTTCAGATATGGATGGTTCTTCATGTTCTATTTT TTTCACATTTGTTTCTGCATATTCGCATCTGTTGCGCCATCGATTCTGTTCTTGGGACGTTCATTGGC AGGAATCTTTCAAGCACTGAGCGTAATACCATACAGTGCTACAGTTGGG ATATTCTACTTCCTCGGTTTCACCTTGTTTGTCCTGGAAGCATTGCTAAGCATATGGGTCATGCAG AGAGTATACCGGTATTTCCGCGGAAACGGGAAGGAGGCGGAGATGAGGCCTGACGCGGCATCGCGGCGTCCATCGTTTTGA
- the LOC125509308 gene encoding secretory carrier-associated membrane protein 4 isoform X4, protein MAGRTRYDNPFEESGGDEVNPFADKATREAPAAQSSYSGGSLYATQPRPSPPSSTRLSPLPPEPADFYNDFASTHTNKDMKIMEKELLAKEAELSRREKEIRRREEAAARAGVVIEEKNWPPFFPIIHHDINNEIPVHLQRTQYVAFASLLGLIICLFWNIVCVTAAWIKGEGPKIWFLAVIYFILGCPGAYYLWYRPLYRAMRGIFPSISLIGKSVIVGVFYFLGFAMFFLESSLSMWVIQRVYHYFRGSGKEAHMRHEAARATARAAF, encoded by the exons ATGGCGGGGAGGACGAGGTACGACAACCCTTTCGAGGAGAGCGGTGGCGACGAGGTCAACCCTTTCGCG GACAAGGCTACAAGAGAAGCACCGGCTGCTCAATCCAGTTATTCCGGCGGTTCACTCTATGCAACG CAACCACGGCCTAGTCCTCCTAGCAGCACCCGCCTTTCGCCTCTTCCTCCAGAGCCAGCTGACTTCTACAATGACTTTGCCTCCACACACACAAACAAG GACATGAAGATAATGGAGAAGGAGCTTCTGGCGAAGGAGGCTGAGTTAAGCAGGCGAGAGAAG GAAATTAGAAGAAGGGAAGAAGCTGCAGCACGAG CTGGCGTTGTCATAGAAGAGAAAAACTGGCCTCCATTTTTTCCCATCATTCATCATGATATCAATAATGAGATACCCGTGCATCTTCAAAGAACACAATATGTTGCCTTTGCATCACTTTTGG GATTGATCATTTGCCTATTTTGGAACATCGTCTGTGTTACCGCTGCTTGGATTAAAGGGGAAG GTCCCAAGATCTGGTTTCTTGCGGTCATCTACTTTATTCTTGGTTGCCCAGGTGCCTACTATCTGTGGTACCGACCACTTTACCGGGCCATGAG AGGGATTTTCCCATCGATCAGCTTGATAGGGAAGAGCGTCATAGTGGGG GTGTTCTACTTTCTTGGCTTCGCAATGTTTTTCCTCGAGTCGTCACTAAGCATGTGGGTCATTCAG CGCGTGTATCACTATTTTCGAGGAAGTGGGAAAGAAGCACATATGAGGCATGAGGCAGCACGCGCCACAGCTAGGGCAGCATTTTGA
- the LOC125509308 gene encoding secretory carrier-associated membrane protein 4 isoform X5 encodes MAGRTRYDNPFEESGGDEVNPFADKATREAPAAQSSYSGGSLYATQPRPSPPSSTRLSPLPPEPADFYNDFASTHTNKDMKIMEKELLAKEAELSRREKEIRRREEAAARAGVVIEEKNWPPFFPIIHHDINNEIPVHLQRTQYVAFASLLGLIICLFWNIVCVTAAWIKGEGPKIWFLAVIYFILGCPGAYYLWYRPLYRAMSYFSFNSVCGKITNRDFPIDQLDREERHSGACRCSTFLASQCFSSSRH; translated from the exons ATGGCGGGGAGGACGAGGTACGACAACCCTTTCGAGGAGAGCGGTGGCGACGAGGTCAACCCTTTCGCG GACAAGGCTACAAGAGAAGCACCGGCTGCTCAATCCAGTTATTCCGGCGGTTCACTCTATGCAACG CAACCACGGCCTAGTCCTCCTAGCAGCACCCGCCTTTCGCCTCTTCCTCCAGAGCCAGCTGACTTCTACAATGACTTTGCCTCCACACACACAAACAAG GACATGAAGATAATGGAGAAGGAGCTTCTGGCGAAGGAGGCTGAGTTAAGCAGGCGAGAGAAG GAAATTAGAAGAAGGGAAGAAGCTGCAGCACGAG CTGGCGTTGTCATAGAAGAGAAAAACTGGCCTCCATTTTTTCCCATCATTCATCATGATATCAATAATGAGATACCCGTGCATCTTCAAAGAACACAATATGTTGCCTTTGCATCACTTTTGG GATTGATCATTTGCCTATTTTGGAACATCGTCTGTGTTACCGCTGCTTGGATTAAAGGGGAAG GTCCCAAGATCTGGTTTCTTGCGGTCATCTACTTTATTCTTGGTTGCCCAGGTGCCTACTATCTGTGGTACCGACCACTTTACCGGGCCATGAG CTATTTCTCCTTCAATTCTGTTTGTGGGAAAATCACTAAC AGGGATTTTCCCATCGATCAGCTTGATAGGGAAGAGCGTCATAGTGGGG CTTGCAGGTGTTCTACTTTCTTGGCTTCGCAATGTTTTTCCTCGAGTCGTCACTAA